A part of Oncorhynchus masou masou isolate Uvic2021 chromosome 21, UVic_Omas_1.1, whole genome shotgun sequence genomic DNA contains:
- the LOC135507588 gene encoding N-acetylgalactosaminyltransferase 7-like isoform X2, protein MRLRVGFILRSVIVIATFLGLVVLWSSLSPKEHDENPFAKREGDASNLLPKNDIADQFKPVVPWPHVEGVEVDLDSIRQKNRGDDKLVPGKPAGGAQNQQNVIQKQYVTFKPHTNVYSAPVLRKGTLGNFELKEPEPHGVQDGPGEGAKPFVLGAEYHEAAQASIKEFGFNMVASDMISLDRTISDIRHEECKYWHYDDNLLTSSVIIVFHNEGWSTLMRTVHSVIKRTPRRYLAEIVMIDDFSNKVHLKERLEEYIKQWNGLVKLHRNEKREGLIQARSIGAHVATLGQVLIYLDAHCEVAANWYAPLVAPISKDRTVCTVPLIDSIEGQTFQIDPQGGGDEDGFARGAWDWSMLWKRVPLSSREKRLTKTEPYRSPAMAGGLFAIERDFFFELGLYDPGLQIWGGENFEISYKIWQCGGQLLFVPCSRVGHIYRLQGWQGNPPPAHIGSSPTLKNYVRVVEVWWDDYKDYFYASRPETLTLAYGDISQLKKFREEHRCKSFKWFMEEIAYDIPMNYPLPPKNVEWGEVRGYETSYCIDSMGHTNGGNVEIGPCHRMGGNQLFRINEANQLMQYDQCLTKGPDGSAVIVTHCNMNENTEWRYFKDLHRFTHVPTGRCLDRSDILHKVFIADCDTSKSTQKWEMNNIVAV, encoded by the exons ATGAGGTTACGAGTTGGATTTATTCTTCGCAGTGTAATAGTTATTGCCACATTCTTAGGGCTTGTGGTGCTTTGGTCTTCCCTTTCGCCGAAAGAGCACGACGAAAATCCCTTTGCTAAACGG GAGGGAGATGCCTCTAACCTCTTGCCTAAGAATGACATTGCTGACCAGTTCAAACCCGTGGTCCCCTGGCCCCACGTGGAAGGGGTAGAGGTGGACCTGGACTCCATCCGACAGAAGAACAGAGGAGACGACAAGCTGGTTCCTGGCAAACCAGCTGGCGGTGCTCAGAACCAGCAGAATGTCATCCAGAAACAGTATGTCACCTTCAAGCCCCACACCAATGTCTACTCGGCACCCGTCCTAAGGAAGGGGACCCTGGGGAACTTTGAGCTCAAGGAGCCGGAGCCCCACGGGGTGCAGGATGGGCCTGGGGAGGGGGCGAAGCCGTTCGTTCTGGGAGCGGAGTACCACGAGGCCGCCCAGGCCAGCATTAAGGAATTTGGCTTCAACATGGTGGCCAGCGACATGATCTCCCTAGACAGGACCATCAGCGACATTCGCCATGAAGA GTGTAAGTACTGGCACTACGACGACAACCTGTTGACGTCCAGTGTCATCATCGTGTTTCACAACGAGGGCTGGTCCACCCTGATGAGGACAGTCCACAGCGTCATCAAGAGAACGCCCAGACGATACCTGGCCGAGATCGTCATGATCGACGACTTCAGCAACAAAG TGCACCTGAAGGAGAGACTAGAAGAATACATTAAGCAGTGGAACGGCCTGGTCAAACTGCACCGCAATGAGAAGCGAGAGGGCCTCATCCAGGCTAGGAGTATAGGAGCCCATGTAGCCACCCTGGGACAG GTTCTTATCTATTTAGATGCTCACTGTGAAGTAGCTGCCAATTGGTACGCCCCTCTGGTGGCCCCCATATCCAAGGACAG AACGGTGTGCACGGTCCCTCTCATAGACTCCATAGAAGGCCAGACATTCCAAATTGACCCACAAGGGGGAGGGGACGAGGATGGCTTTGCCCGCGGCGCATGGGACTGGAGCATGCTCTGGAAGCGTGTGCCCCTCAGTAGCAGGGAGAAGAGATTAACTAAAACTGAGCCCTATCG GTCTCCTGCCATGGCTGGGGGGCTGTTTGCCATTGAGAGGGACTTCTTCTTTGAGCTGGGCCTCTACGATCCAGGATTGCAGATCTGGGGAGGGGAGAACTTTGAGATATCCTATAAG atctggcagtgtggtggCCAGCTGCTCTTTGTGCCGTGCTCCCGCGTGGGCCATATCTACCGCCTACAGGGCTGGCAGGGCAACCCACCCCCTGCCCACATTGGCTCCTCGCCCACACTTAAG AACTATGTGCGTGTGGTGGAGGTTTGGTGGGACGACTACAAGGACTACTTCTACGCAAGCCGGCCGGAGACCCTCACCCTGGCCTACGGGGACATCAGTCAGCTCAAGAAGTTCAGAGAGGAGCACCGCTGCAAGAGCTTCAAGTGGTTCATGGAAGAAATTGCCTATGACATCCCCATGAACTACCCACTGCCCCCCAAAAATGTGGAGTGGGGAGAG GTCCGTGGATATGAGACCAGCTACTGCATTGACAGTATGGGCCACACCAACGGAGGCAACGTGGAGATTGGACCCTGTCACAGAATGGGTGGGAACCAG CTTTTCAGGATAAATGAAGCCAACCAGCTTATGCAGTATGACCAGTGCTTGACGAAAGGACCAGACGGGTCGGCGGTGATCGTTACACACTGTAACATGAACGAGAACACAGAGTGGAGATACTTCAAG GACCTCCACAGGTTCACCCACGTCCCCACGGGGAGGTGCCTGGACCGGTCGGACATCCTCCACAAGGTCTTCATCGCAGACTGTGACACCAGCAAAAGCACACAAAAGTGGGAGATGAACAATATTGTAGCGGTTTAA
- the LOC135507588 gene encoding N-acetylgalactosaminyltransferase 7-like isoform X1, whose protein sequence is MRLRVGFILRSVIVIATFLGLVVLWSSLSPKEHDENPFAKREGDASNLLPKNDIADQFKPVVPWPHVEGVEVDLDSIRQKNRGDDKLVPGKPAGGAQNQQNVIQKQYVTFKPHTNVYSAPVLRKGTLGNFELKEPEPHGVQDGPGEGAKPFVLGAEYHEAAQASIKEFGFNMVASDMISLDRTISDIRHEECKYWHYDDNLLTSSVIIVFHNEGWSTLMRTVHSVIKRTPRRYLAEIVMIDDFSNKVHLKERLEEYIKQWNGLVKLHRNEKREGLIQARSIGAHVATLGQVLIYLDAHCEVAANWYAPLVAPISKDRTVCTVPLIDYIDGSDYTIEPQQGGDEDGLARGAWDWSLLWKRVPLSSREKAKRKHKTEPYRSPAMAGGLFAIERDFFFELGLYDPGLQIWGGENFEISYKIWQCGGQLLFVPCSRVGHIYRLQGWQGNPPPAHIGSSPTLKNYVRVVEVWWDDYKDYFYASRPETLTLAYGDISQLKKFREEHRCKSFKWFMEEIAYDIPMNYPLPPKNVEWGEVRGYETSYCIDSMGHTNGGNVEIGPCHRMGGNQLFRINEANQLMQYDQCLTKGPDGSAVIVTHCNMNENTEWRYFKDLHRFTHVPTGRCLDRSDILHKVFIADCDTSKSTQKWEMNNIVAV, encoded by the exons ATGAGGTTACGAGTTGGATTTATTCTTCGCAGTGTAATAGTTATTGCCACATTCTTAGGGCTTGTGGTGCTTTGGTCTTCCCTTTCGCCGAAAGAGCACGACGAAAATCCCTTTGCTAAACGG GAGGGAGATGCCTCTAACCTCTTGCCTAAGAATGACATTGCTGACCAGTTCAAACCCGTGGTCCCCTGGCCCCACGTGGAAGGGGTAGAGGTGGACCTGGACTCCATCCGACAGAAGAACAGAGGAGACGACAAGCTGGTTCCTGGCAAACCAGCTGGCGGTGCTCAGAACCAGCAGAATGTCATCCAGAAACAGTATGTCACCTTCAAGCCCCACACCAATGTCTACTCGGCACCCGTCCTAAGGAAGGGGACCCTGGGGAACTTTGAGCTCAAGGAGCCGGAGCCCCACGGGGTGCAGGATGGGCCTGGGGAGGGGGCGAAGCCGTTCGTTCTGGGAGCGGAGTACCACGAGGCCGCCCAGGCCAGCATTAAGGAATTTGGCTTCAACATGGTGGCCAGCGACATGATCTCCCTAGACAGGACCATCAGCGACATTCGCCATGAAGA GTGTAAGTACTGGCACTACGACGACAACCTGTTGACGTCCAGTGTCATCATCGTGTTTCACAACGAGGGCTGGTCCACCCTGATGAGGACAGTCCACAGCGTCATCAAGAGAACGCCCAGACGATACCTGGCCGAGATCGTCATGATCGACGACTTCAGCAACAAAG TGCACCTGAAGGAGAGACTAGAAGAATACATTAAGCAGTGGAACGGCCTGGTCAAACTGCACCGCAATGAGAAGCGAGAGGGCCTCATCCAGGCTAGGAGTATAGGAGCCCATGTAGCCACCCTGGGACAG GTTCTTATCTATTTAGATGCTCACTGTGAAGTAGCTGCCAATTGGTACGCCCCTCTGGTGGCCCCCATATCCAAGGACAG AACGGTATGCACTGTACCTCTGATAGATTATATAGACGGCAGTGATTATACCATAGAGCCCCAGCAAGGTGGTGATGAGGACGGACTGGCCCGGGGAGCCTGGGACTGGAGCCTGCTGTGGAAGAGAGTGCCTCTCTCCAGCAGGGAGAAGGCTAAGCGAAAGCATAAGACCGAGCCTTATCG GTCTCCTGCCATGGCTGGGGGGCTGTTTGCCATTGAGAGGGACTTCTTCTTTGAGCTGGGCCTCTACGATCCAGGATTGCAGATCTGGGGAGGGGAGAACTTTGAGATATCCTATAAG atctggcagtgtggtggCCAGCTGCTCTTTGTGCCGTGCTCCCGCGTGGGCCATATCTACCGCCTACAGGGCTGGCAGGGCAACCCACCCCCTGCCCACATTGGCTCCTCGCCCACACTTAAG AACTATGTGCGTGTGGTGGAGGTTTGGTGGGACGACTACAAGGACTACTTCTACGCAAGCCGGCCGGAGACCCTCACCCTGGCCTACGGGGACATCAGTCAGCTCAAGAAGTTCAGAGAGGAGCACCGCTGCAAGAGCTTCAAGTGGTTCATGGAAGAAATTGCCTATGACATCCCCATGAACTACCCACTGCCCCCCAAAAATGTGGAGTGGGGAGAG GTCCGTGGATATGAGACCAGCTACTGCATTGACAGTATGGGCCACACCAACGGAGGCAACGTGGAGATTGGACCCTGTCACAGAATGGGTGGGAACCAG CTTTTCAGGATAAATGAAGCCAACCAGCTTATGCAGTATGACCAGTGCTTGACGAAAGGACCAGACGGGTCGGCGGTGATCGTTACACACTGTAACATGAACGAGAACACAGAGTGGAGATACTTCAAG GACCTCCACAGGTTCACCCACGTCCCCACGGGGAGGTGCCTGGACCGGTCGGACATCCTCCACAAGGTCTTCATCGCAGACTGTGACACCAGCAAAAGCACACAAAAGTGGGAGATGAACAATATTGTAGCGGTTTAA
- the LOC135507589 gene encoding high mobility group protein B2-like, giving the protein MPGKDPNKPKGKTSSYAFFVATCREEHKKKHPGTSVNFSEFSKKCSERWRTMSAKEKVKFEDMAKGDKVRYDKDMKGYVPPKGSKAAGKRKKDPNAPKRPPSAFFVFCAEHRGRIKADNPGMGIGDIAKQLGLLWGKQTPKDKQPHEAKAAKLKEKYEKDVAAYKAKGGAGATAKSGPGRPAVGKKAAPMDDDDDDDDEEEEDDEEEEDDEDDD; this is encoded by the exons ATGCCGGGTAAAGATCCTAATAAGCCGAAGGGAAAGACTTCTTCCTATGCGTTCTTTGTTGCGACGTGCCGGGAAGAACACAAGAAAAAACACCCAGGAACTTCAGTGAACTTTTCCGAGTTCTCAAAGAAATGctcagagaggtggagg ACCATGTCTGCAAAAGAGAAGGTGAAGTTTGAGGACATGGCCAAGGGTGACAAAGTCCGTTATGACAAGGACATGAAGGGTTATGTGCCCCCTAAGGGATCTAAGGCAGCAGGAAAGAGAAAGAAGGACCCCAATGCCCCCAAAAGGCCACC TTCTGCCTTTTTTGTGTTCTGTGCTGAACACCGTGGAAGAATCAAGGCTGATAACCCAGGCATGGGCATCGGAGACATCGCCAAGCAGCTGGGTCTGCTGTGGGGCAAGCAGACTCCCAAAGACAAGCAGCCACACGAAGCAAAGGCCGCCAAGCTGAAGGAAAAGTATGAGAAG GATGTTGCTGCCTACAAGGCTAAGGGAGGCGCAGGTGCAACTGCTAAGAGTGGCCCTGGCAGGCCAGCTGTTGGCAAGAAGGCAGCGCCCAtggatgatgatgacgatgatgatgacgaagaggaggaggatgacgaggaagaggaggatgacgaGGATGACGACTAA
- the LOC135507312 gene encoding scrapie-responsive protein 1-like gives MKALLIAAILLVGLLAMGSEAIPSNRWSCYKKVLKDRDCRNVGISNGVATMRPIDSLQNHFWEGNKCDMVCYCNFSELLCCPRDVFFGPKISFIIPCKTI, from the exons ATGAAGGCACTACTCATTGCTGCTATTCTCTTGGTTGGACTGTTGGCAATGGGCAGCGAGGCCATTCCATCAAACCGCTGGTCCTGCTACAAGAAAGTCTTGAAGGACAGGGACTGTCGCAATGTTGGCATCTCCAACGGAGTTGCGACCATGCGACCCATCGATTCCCTGCAGAACCATTTCTGGGAGGGCAACAAATGCGACATGGTGTGCTACTGTAACTTCAGTGAGCTCCTCTGCTGCCCAAG GGATGTCTTCTTTGGACCCAAAATCTCCTTTATAATTCCATGCAAAACCATCTGA